One genomic segment of Paenibacillus xylanexedens includes these proteins:
- the ruvB gene encoding Holliday junction branch migration DNA helicase RuvB, producing MDDRIISANLMMEDQNVELSLRPRYLNEYIGQNQVKENLKIYIEAAKFRNEALDHVLLYGPPGLGKTTLANIIANELGVNLRTTSGPAIERPGDLAALLTNLQEGDVLFIDEIHRLHRTVEEVMYPAMEDSALDIMIGKGPSARSVRLDLPPFTLIGATTRAGLLSAPLRDRFGVISRLEFYTVDELAYIVSRSTEILGVEIVGDAAEEIALRSRGTPRIANRLLKRVRDFAQVRGDGIITQTLAEEALQRLQIDPRGLDDIDHKMLKSMINSFRGGPVGLDTIAATIGEESQTIEDVYEPYLLQIGMIQRTPRGRIVTDLAYHHLGLPVPPRDGK from the coding sequence ATGGATGATCGGATTATTTCCGCGAACCTGATGATGGAGGACCAAAATGTTGAGTTGAGTCTTCGTCCCCGGTATCTGAATGAATATATCGGGCAGAATCAGGTGAAGGAAAATTTAAAGATATATATTGAAGCTGCTAAATTTCGTAATGAGGCATTGGATCACGTTTTGTTATATGGACCACCTGGACTTGGTAAAACAACACTTGCCAATATTATTGCCAACGAATTGGGCGTTAATTTACGAACTACGTCAGGCCCGGCCATTGAACGCCCGGGTGATCTTGCAGCATTGTTAACCAATCTGCAGGAAGGCGATGTCTTGTTTATTGATGAGATTCATCGTTTGCATCGTACGGTTGAAGAAGTCATGTACCCCGCTATGGAAGATTCGGCATTGGATATTATGATTGGTAAAGGTCCAAGTGCACGTTCCGTTCGGCTGGATCTGCCACCATTCACTCTGATTGGGGCTACAACGCGTGCTGGCTTGCTGTCTGCTCCACTTCGAGATCGATTTGGTGTTATCAGTCGATTGGAATTCTACACGGTTGATGAGCTGGCTTACATCGTCTCACGATCCACAGAAATTTTGGGTGTGGAGATTGTGGGAGATGCTGCTGAAGAGATTGCATTACGCTCACGTGGGACACCAAGGATCGCCAACCGTTTGTTAAAACGAGTACGCGACTTTGCACAGGTACGTGGTGATGGGATTATAACGCAGACACTGGCGGAAGAAGCGCTGCAACGTCTCCAGATCGATCCACGTGGCTTGGATGACATTGACCATAAGATGCTCAAATCGATGATCAACAGCTTCCGGGGAGGTCCCGTAGGATTGGATACCATTGCTGCTACAATCGGTGAAGAAAGTCAGACGATCGAGGATGTTTATGAACCGTATCTGCTTCAGATTGGTATGATTCAGCGTACACCAAGGGGCAGGATCGTAACAGATCTCGCCTATCATCATTTGGGTCTTCCTGTTCCACCAAGAGATGGGAAATAA
- the ruvA gene encoding Holliday junction branch migration protein RuvA, with product MIDFLRGQFIHVENDYIVLDVHGVGYRVFCPNPFAFAKQEGEITVYTHHHVREDAMLLFGFVTRDEQRLFRKLIEVSGIGPKVALGILAGGTPEHVVTAIYQENLTFLTKLPGIGKKTAQRMILDLKDKLDSFGAAAYATGLFAPPSEESGSGSAWDEAREGLKALGYTDSELDKVWLKLKKDVTTADSVDVLMKKALQMLFTG from the coding sequence ATGATTGATTTTCTAAGAGGACAGTTCATTCATGTAGAGAATGATTATATTGTGCTGGATGTTCATGGTGTAGGGTATCGCGTATTCTGTCCAAATCCATTTGCGTTTGCGAAGCAAGAAGGCGAAATTACCGTGTACACTCACCATCATGTGCGTGAGGATGCGATGTTGCTGTTTGGGTTTGTGACACGGGATGAACAGCGTTTGTTTCGTAAACTGATTGAAGTATCTGGTATCGGTCCAAAAGTGGCACTGGGCATACTCGCTGGAGGTACACCAGAACATGTGGTTACGGCGATTTATCAGGAGAATCTTACGTTCTTGACCAAATTGCCGGGCATCGGCAAGAAGACTGCACAACGCATGATCCTGGATCTCAAGGATAAGCTGGATAGTTTTGGCGCGGCAGCGTATGCAACAGGTTTGTTCGCTCCTCCATCGGAAGAGTCGGGAAGTGGTTCAGCCTGGGATGAGGCACGTGAAGGTCTCAAGGCACTTGGGTATACTGACAGTGAGCTTGATAAAGTATGGCTCAAATTGAAAAAGGATGTTACTACAGCAGATTCCGTTGATGTGTTGATGAAAAAGGCGCTGCAAATGCTGTTTACGGGATAA
- the ruvC gene encoding crossover junction endodeoxyribonuclease RuvC: protein MRFLGIDPGIAIVGFGFVDKIGSKVVPVQYGCIQTEAHTPEEERLLHVYEGMVQLIDKYKPDAVALEKLFFNRNVTTAMSVSQARGVMVLAAAQKGLPIAEYTPMQIKQAVVGYGKAEKKQVQEMVKMFLRLQVVPKPDDVADALAVAVCHAHSYTLNSKLNEVLRK, encoded by the coding sequence TTGCGTTTTTTGGGAATTGACCCGGGGATTGCGATTGTTGGTTTTGGTTTTGTGGATAAAATCGGCAGTAAGGTGGTACCCGTACAATATGGATGTATTCAGACGGAAGCTCATACCCCTGAAGAGGAACGGTTGCTTCACGTATATGAAGGTATGGTGCAATTGATTGATAAATACAAACCGGACGCAGTAGCGCTGGAGAAACTTTTTTTCAATCGGAACGTTACAACAGCGATGTCTGTCAGTCAGGCTAGAGGCGTCATGGTACTCGCTGCCGCACAGAAGGGTTTGCCTATTGCAGAATATACGCCAATGCAGATCAAGCAGGCTGTTGTTGGATACGGTAAAGCAGAGAAGAAGCAAGTACAGGAGATGGTCAAAATGTTCTTGCGTCTTCAGGTCGTTCCTAAGCCGGATGACGTAGCGGATGCATTGGCTGTAGCCGTGTGCCACGCACACTCTTATACATTAAATTCCAAGTTGAATGAGGTATTGCGAAAATGA
- a CDS encoding BofC C-terminal domain-containing protein, giving the protein MNTFNFRKQFKRRWRRWKRTVWMTAALLAVTILAYSGLSISSAIERLLTTNFSEATSVMGPVTQEARSEQEIQALVEQLDSDPDHLTSVVLETQYICGVETEQLGKMARPQLKMLLAQHPEWDATVGTSDELHLKQRVDDLSPLCKQQAYISIDAVGNLNLYEGKPGEEKVIRTFFQLDVGTLESSLPEGVLEQLQQGIRIQDKDEYDSVISTFSDYAVDEDHHLIRNGG; this is encoded by the coding sequence GTGAACACGTTTAACTTCAGAAAACAATTCAAGAGACGCTGGAGACGGTGGAAACGAACAGTATGGATGACGGCGGCTCTGCTTGCAGTTACGATATTGGCTTACAGCGGGTTGTCTATCTCATCGGCGATAGAGCGTTTGCTGACAACTAATTTTAGTGAGGCAACGAGTGTGATGGGCCCTGTTACGCAGGAAGCAAGATCTGAACAGGAGATTCAGGCGTTAGTAGAGCAACTTGATTCTGATCCGGATCATTTAACGAGTGTGGTTTTGGAGACACAGTACATCTGCGGAGTGGAGACAGAGCAGTTAGGCAAGATGGCTAGACCGCAGTTGAAGATGCTTCTGGCTCAACATCCGGAATGGGATGCTACCGTTGGAACATCAGATGAGTTACATTTGAAGCAACGTGTAGATGACCTTTCACCGCTTTGTAAACAGCAGGCTTATATCAGCATAGATGCTGTAGGGAACCTTAATTTGTACGAGGGTAAGCCTGGAGAAGAGAAGGTTATTCGTACGTTCTTTCAATTGGATGTTGGGACGTTGGAAAGTTCTTTGCCTGAAGGGGTGTTGGAGCAATTGCAGCAGGGTATTCGGATTCAGGACAAGGATGAATATGATAGCGTGATCTCTACGTTCAGTGACTATGCCGTGGATGAAGACCATCATTTAATCCGCAATGGCGGTTAA
- a CDS encoding LysM peptidoglycan-binding domain-containing protein: MKIHMVKKGDTLYLLSQKYNVALDKLIAANPQITNPDKLDIGMKVKIPAEPVTPKPEGVLHSHKVQQGDSLWKLAQAWGVPLKDMVNANPQLKNPNALLVGETVYIPSMHAQGNSTSNSGAGNIAAHEKLSPEGKEYTGVKEPEPPTPVAPTPPAPVAEVPVPVPVPAPPPANTEKPNVKPELEVLPQLPELPEVKPEKETHKKEEVKPEVYVKPVAESKKYTMPNLSPEIMPLPVMPNTKSPTEVAPATKKPCGCGNKLHHAPAEQPYVQIPVPVQEVYGAQQDMYTAGASNNASFPGIPEVSPYGGSDLPNSPWTGAEQGYNHNNVMPNLSVEMQNNSFPIAPAGEVNSPFPTYAAPSHMNHQPPFISPYSMLPYPPCGCGSHTHMPQYTYPSHSYQDPAWNMYGPSYGMPPEMSTSTMPNQPIEYAYQNPYPTQNMVPPSPLGAFGEMYPHQEQGKGGKKGGREDANLSQVAIEEVGSDSDGKSKQAGNKPAAAKRRTSKAPLKNKSKVSVSGKTSREGAATSNQRKSDKKRRNPWIQN; the protein is encoded by the coding sequence GTGAAAATACACATGGTGAAAAAAGGCGACACATTATATCTGCTGTCCCAAAAATACAATGTAGCGCTGGACAAATTGATCGCGGCTAATCCGCAAATCACAAATCCCGACAAGCTGGATATTGGCATGAAGGTCAAAATCCCTGCAGAGCCAGTAACACCGAAACCGGAGGGCGTGCTTCACAGTCATAAGGTACAGCAAGGAGATTCGTTATGGAAGTTGGCACAAGCCTGGGGAGTTCCTTTAAAAGACATGGTCAATGCCAATCCACAGTTGAAAAATCCGAACGCTCTGTTGGTGGGGGAGACAGTTTATATTCCATCTATGCACGCACAAGGAAACAGCACATCTAATTCGGGTGCCGGTAACATTGCTGCTCATGAAAAGTTGTCACCTGAGGGTAAGGAATACACGGGAGTCAAAGAACCGGAACCACCGACTCCAGTAGCGCCAACTCCCCCTGCTCCGGTAGCAGAGGTTCCTGTTCCTGTCCCGGTGCCTGCTCCACCACCAGCCAATACGGAGAAGCCGAATGTGAAGCCTGAACTGGAGGTACTGCCGCAGTTACCGGAGCTTCCTGAAGTGAAACCCGAAAAGGAAACGCATAAAAAAGAAGAGGTTAAACCCGAAGTTTATGTAAAACCGGTAGCAGAATCCAAGAAATACACAATGCCTAATCTTTCGCCTGAAATTATGCCTTTGCCTGTAATGCCTAACACAAAGTCTCCAACTGAGGTTGCACCAGCAACGAAAAAGCCTTGTGGTTGTGGTAATAAGTTGCATCATGCGCCAGCCGAGCAGCCTTATGTTCAAATCCCGGTTCCTGTACAAGAGGTGTACGGTGCTCAGCAAGACATGTACACGGCAGGAGCGAGTAACAATGCGTCGTTTCCAGGGATTCCGGAAGTTAGTCCCTATGGTGGCAGTGATCTGCCTAACAGTCCGTGGACTGGCGCGGAGCAGGGTTATAACCACAATAACGTTATGCCGAATCTGTCCGTAGAAATGCAAAACAACTCATTTCCGATTGCGCCAGCTGGCGAAGTGAATAGTCCATTCCCAACGTATGCAGCACCTAGTCATATGAATCATCAGCCGCCTTTCATATCTCCATACTCAATGCTTCCGTACCCTCCATGCGGATGTGGCTCACATACACATATGCCTCAGTATACTTATCCTTCTCATAGTTATCAGGATCCGGCTTGGAATATGTACGGTCCTTCGTACGGTATGCCGCCTGAAATGTCCACATCAACGATGCCAAACCAGCCTATTGAGTATGCTTATCAGAATCCGTACCCTACTCAGAACATGGTCCCGCCGTCCCCGCTTGGAGCATTTGGTGAAATGTATCCTCATCAAGAGCAAGGCAAGGGTGGTAAAAAAGGGGGGCGTGAAGACGCTAACTTAAGTCAGGTAGCAATTGAAGAGGTTGGATCAGATTCGGATGGGAAGTCCAAACAAGCAGGGAATAAGCCGGCAGCTGCAAAACGCAGAACAAGCAAGGCTCCTCTGAAGAATAAATCCAAGGTATCCGTGTCCGGGAAAACATCCAGAGAGGGTGCAGCTACTTCCAACCAACGGAAATCCGATAAAAAGCGTCGTAATCCATGGATACAAAACTAA
- the ilvE gene encoding branched-chain-amino-acid transaminase yields MAEQWIYLDGQYVTKENATVSVYDHGFLYGDGIFEGIRIYNGNIFRCKAHLDRLYDSAKSISLNIPLSIDEMLEVMAETVRRNDMRNGYIRLIVSRGPGNLGLDPLRCPKASVIIIVEQLAIYPEEAYLTGLKAVSVSQRRNIPDALNPKIKSLNYLNNILVKIQSNYSGAGEAIMLNSQGYVTEGSSDNIFIIKNGVVYTPPCYLGALEGITRQAIIDLCGELELELKEVPFTLHDVYIADEVFFTGTAAEVIATYEVDGRTIGTGVAGPVTLRLLEAFRQIVDKDGYKVWES; encoded by the coding sequence GTGGCAGAACAATGGATCTATTTGGATGGTCAGTATGTGACCAAAGAGAACGCAACCGTTTCGGTATATGATCATGGATTTTTGTATGGAGACGGGATTTTCGAAGGTATTCGGATCTATAACGGAAATATTTTCAGATGTAAGGCCCACTTGGATCGTTTGTATGATTCGGCAAAATCCATTAGTTTGAACATTCCGCTGTCCATTGATGAGATGCTGGAAGTCATGGCTGAAACGGTGCGCCGCAATGATATGCGTAATGGTTATATTCGTCTTATTGTATCGCGTGGCCCTGGTAATCTGGGGTTGGACCCGTTACGTTGCCCTAAGGCATCCGTAATCATCATCGTGGAGCAATTAGCGATCTATCCGGAGGAAGCTTATCTTACTGGATTGAAAGCAGTTTCTGTATCCCAACGCCGGAACATTCCGGACGCATTGAATCCGAAAATTAAATCGTTAAACTATCTGAATAACATCCTGGTTAAAATCCAGTCTAACTATTCAGGTGCTGGTGAAGCAATTATGCTGAACTCCCAAGGTTACGTAACTGAGGGTTCAAGTGACAACATTTTCATCATCAAAAATGGTGTAGTGTACACGCCGCCTTGTTATCTCGGAGCACTTGAAGGGATTACACGTCAAGCGATTATTGATCTATGTGGCGAACTGGAGCTTGAATTAAAAGAAGTGCCATTCACCCTGCATGATGTGTATATCGCAGACGAAGTCTTTTTCACCGGGACAGCTGCAGAAGTTATCGCTACATATGAAGTCGATGGAAGAACAATTGGCACGGGGGTAGCAGGTCCGGTAACGCTGAGACTGCTGGAAGCATTCCGTCAGATTGTTGACAAAGATGGATATAAAGTGTGGGAATCTTAA
- the pheA gene encoding prephenate dehydratase, translating to MKRIAVLPEGSVSHEAIDFLFNGEPLDLLHSKLISDVFRATDSGNAQYSVIPIENTIEGSVSLHMDWLVNEVDIPMQAEWVYPSIQNVIGHGSEFKTESGEYDFGRITKIMSHPVAIPQCQNFIRLHSPGADLEGVNSTAEAVEIVKKNPGKGWVAIGTKLAAQKHGLDIMAERVTDHDNNYTRFVLIGHEPVNIPREPDHVKTSLLVTLPEDAPGALHQVLSAFAWRKLNLTRLESRPTKKRLGSYYFYIDVVETVDSVLLTAAMAEIEALNCQVRVLGSYPCYTYPSR from the coding sequence ATGAAACGAATTGCAGTATTACCTGAAGGCTCAGTCTCTCATGAGGCAATTGATTTCCTTTTCAACGGGGAACCATTAGATTTGCTTCATTCCAAGCTGATTTCGGATGTGTTTAGAGCAACGGATAGCGGGAATGCACAATACAGTGTCATTCCGATTGAAAATACCATTGAGGGTTCCGTTAGTCTTCATATGGACTGGCTTGTAAATGAAGTGGATATTCCAATGCAAGCGGAGTGGGTATACCCATCCATCCAGAATGTGATTGGACATGGCTCGGAATTTAAGACAGAGAGTGGCGAGTATGACTTTGGTAGAATTACCAAGATTATGTCTCACCCTGTGGCTATTCCGCAGTGTCAGAATTTTATTCGGCTGCATTCACCCGGGGCGGATCTTGAAGGTGTGAACAGTACAGCCGAAGCTGTAGAAATTGTGAAAAAAAATCCAGGTAAGGGCTGGGTGGCGATCGGTACAAAGCTTGCTGCTCAGAAGCATGGCTTGGACATTATGGCTGAACGGGTTACAGATCATGACAACAACTACACCCGTTTTGTGCTCATTGGCCATGAACCTGTGAACATTCCACGTGAACCCGATCATGTAAAAACCAGCTTGCTGGTGACGTTGCCAGAAGATGCACCGGGTGCATTGCATCAGGTATTGTCGGCTTTTGCATGGCGGAAGCTGAACTTGACCCGTCTCGAATCTCGTCCAACGAAGAAACGATTGGGCAGTTACTATTTTTACATTGATGTTGTGGAAACGGTCGATTCGGTATTGCTTACCGCAGCCATGGCAGAGATTGAAGCATTGAATTGTCAGGTGCGTGTTCTGGGTAGCTATCCTTGTTATACATATCCTTCGAGGTAA
- the thrB gene encoding homoserine kinase: MSLREKVTVKIPASTANLGPGFDTLGMALSLYAWLEMKPAEQTSFHLHGNHLTGLPTDKSNLIYEVAQMVFNEAGVSIPELEISMYSDIPLTRGLGSSASAIVGALAAANALIGAPLSDAKLLDMATSLEKHPDNVGASLYGGIITAAWNGQQVDHIRIEPHQDLQALVIVPEFQLSTSKARNVIPEQFGMSDVVHNISRSSLLVAALASGRLDMIQKAMSDRIHQPYRASLVPGMAEILEHAVDHGALGAALSGAGPTVLTLVDRHDTRKAGLEQYLLDTMEREGISASALWLDPDLDGVTVLPDQDERPFLDRIKGEVNA, from the coding sequence ATGAGTTTGCGTGAAAAGGTAACCGTAAAAATACCTGCAAGCACAGCCAATCTCGGTCCGGGGTTTGATACCCTGGGAATGGCATTGTCTTTGTATGCCTGGTTGGAAATGAAACCTGCCGAGCAGACGTCATTTCATCTTCACGGCAATCATTTGACAGGTCTGCCAACAGATAAATCGAATTTGATTTACGAAGTGGCACAGATGGTATTCAATGAAGCTGGGGTATCCATCCCTGAATTGGAGATTTCCATGTATTCCGATATTCCGCTTACGCGGGGACTCGGGAGCAGTGCATCAGCCATCGTTGGTGCATTGGCAGCAGCGAATGCATTAATTGGTGCTCCTTTATCCGATGCGAAGCTTCTGGATATGGCCACATCCCTCGAGAAGCATCCTGATAATGTGGGAGCATCTCTGTATGGCGGTATTATTACGGCTGCATGGAATGGTCAACAGGTAGATCATATACGTATTGAACCACACCAGGATTTGCAGGCTTTGGTTATTGTACCTGAATTCCAGCTGTCTACTTCAAAAGCAAGGAATGTAATTCCAGAGCAATTTGGCATGTCTGATGTGGTGCATAACATTAGCAGATCCTCACTGCTCGTTGCCGCTTTGGCGAGTGGACGACTGGATATGATTCAGAAGGCGATGTCAGATCGAATTCACCAACCATATCGGGCATCATTGGTGCCAGGCATGGCTGAGATATTAGAACATGCTGTTGATCATGGAGCGTTGGGAGCTGCCCTGAGCGGAGCTGGCCCGACCGTATTGACTTTGGTAGATCGTCATGACACCCGGAAAGCGGGATTGGAACAATATTTGCTGGACACTATGGAGCGGGAGGGCATATCTGCTTCTGCACTGTGGCTCGATCCGGATTTGGACGGTGTAACCGTGCTGCCTGATCAAGACGAACGTCCTTTTCTGGACAGAATCAAAGGGGAAGTTAATGCATGA
- the thrC gene encoding threonine synthase, translating to MRYQGLLQTYREHLPVNENTPLLTLQEGNTPLIHAENLSEELGLNVYFKYEGLNPTGSFKDRGMVMAVAKAMEEGSRTIMCASTGNTSAAAAAYAARGGLNCIVLIPNNNIALGKLAQAMIYGAKVIAINGNFDRALEIVREITAKHPITLVNSVNPFRIEGQKTAAFEVIEQLGEAPDVLAIPVGNAGNISAYWKGFKEYKEAGKSNTLPRMVGFEAEGAMAIVKGEPILEPETVATAIRIGNPASWKTAVAAAEESGGQINYVTDEQILTAYRTLASREGIFAEPASAASLAGVYKLKSEGYFKGGETVVCVLTGNGLKDPNIAIKTVATEPLVVEDTEEAVMAAIAQLEQQSV from the coding sequence ATGAGATATCAAGGACTTTTGCAAACGTACAGAGAGCACCTTCCAGTTAATGAAAATACACCCCTGCTTACACTTCAGGAAGGAAATACACCGTTGATTCATGCAGAGAATCTGTCTGAGGAACTCGGTTTGAATGTTTATTTCAAGTATGAAGGTTTGAACCCTACGGGATCTTTCAAAGACCGCGGTATGGTTATGGCTGTTGCCAAAGCTATGGAAGAGGGCAGCCGTACGATCATGTGTGCATCCACAGGTAATACGTCAGCAGCTGCAGCGGCCTACGCCGCACGTGGTGGCCTTAATTGTATCGTACTGATCCCGAATAATAACATTGCACTGGGTAAACTGGCCCAAGCCATGATCTATGGAGCTAAGGTGATCGCGATTAATGGTAACTTTGACCGTGCACTGGAGATTGTGCGTGAGATCACAGCCAAACATCCGATCACGCTTGTAAACTCTGTGAATCCGTTCCGGATTGAAGGACAGAAGACAGCAGCGTTTGAAGTAATTGAACAACTTGGCGAAGCGCCTGACGTTCTGGCTATTCCAGTCGGTAATGCGGGTAATATCTCGGCTTATTGGAAAGGCTTCAAAGAATATAAAGAGGCAGGCAAGTCCAACACGCTTCCACGTATGGTTGGTTTCGAAGCAGAAGGTGCGATGGCCATTGTCAAAGGTGAGCCGATCCTTGAACCTGAAACAGTAGCAACAGCAATTCGAATCGGTAATCCGGCGAGCTGGAAAACGGCAGTAGCTGCAGCTGAGGAATCTGGTGGACAGATCAACTATGTAACGGATGAACAAATCCTGACAGCGTATCGTACACTTGCTTCTCGGGAAGGGATTTTTGCTGAACCTGCTTCTGCGGCTTCCCTTGCCGGTGTATACAAACTGAAGAGTGAAGGGTACTTTAAAGGCGGAGAGACTGTAGTTTGTGTACTGACAGGTAATGGCCTGAAAGATCCTAATATTGCGATCAAAACAGTAGCGACTGAGCCACTTGTTGTTGAAGATACGGAAGAAGCAGTAATGGCGGCTATTGCACAACTGGAGCAGCAATCTGTATGA